From the genome of Altererythrobacter sp. BO-6:
TCGTGCTCGACCATCTTTACGAACCGCTGATGGAAGAAGTGATCAAGCTGACGCGGCGGCTGATCATCGACGAGCCTTTTGCCGAGCCTGCTCCGTTCATGGGGCCGGTGATCGACAATCCCACCGCCGAAGCCCTGCTGGGCAGTTTTGTCCATCTGATCGCGCATGGCGCCAAGCCCTTGCTGCACTTGCGCCGGATCAAAGAGGACCTGCCTTTCCTGAGCCCCGGCATCATCGACACGACCGAGATGGCTGAGCGCCCTGACGTCGAACTGTTCGGCCCGCTGCTGCAGGTCATCCGGGTCAAGGATTTCGAAGCCGCGATTGCAGAAGCGAACAACACCCGCTTTGGCCTGTCAGCCTCGCTGATCGGGGGCAGCCCGCAGGATTATGACCGCTTCTGGGCCAATGTCAGGGCCGGGATCATCAACTGGAACCGGCCAACCAACGGTGCATCCTCAGCCGCGCCATTTGGCGGGGTGGGCCTGTCGGGCAATCATCGCCCGGCCGCCTATTATGCCGCGGATTATTGCGCCTATCCGGTGGCCAGCACCGAGATGAAGCAACCGCGCGCCACCATCGGGGTTGGCCTTACCGAAAAGTGACCGGGCCGAAATGCTGAAAGCGCCCCTGCGCTGCGACACACAGGGGCGCTTTCCACGGCCTGGTGGGGGCCGTGCCGGGACCGCTGGTGGAAGCGATCCAAGTCGTTAATTCAACTCAGTGGCTCAGCGGCAGCGCGAATTGCTCCGGTCGATCTCACGGCCCAGGATTGCGCCGCCAACCGCGCCGAGCAGAGTACCCAGCGCCTTGTCCCCGCGCCCGGCCAGTTCATTGCCGGCCAGGCCGCCCACGCCGGCGCCGATCAGCAGGCCGGTAGTGCCGTTTTCCCGGCGGCAGTAATAGCGGCCGTCGCGCCCGCGCCAGATGCGCGTGTCGCGATAGACCGGCTCGCCGTAATAGCGGCGATCGTGGCGGCCATAATAGCGATCATCGTAATCGTAATCGTCCCAGTGGCCATGCCGCTTCTTCTTGCGGTGCTCAGCGGTCAGGTCACCCAGCGGGCTGGCGAAGGAATATTCGCTGGCGCTAGGGCTGGCAGGCACTGGCATCTGCACAGCAGAGGCGGGCGCTGCCAGGGCAAGCGCCACGATGGCTGCGGGGCCGGCAAGCTGTTTTGCGAATGCGTTCGTCATCTTGTGCTCCTTCGCTTTTTCTGGCGCGGTCTGTCCGCGCTGTACGACTCGATGCATTCAGGTTTACGCACCTCAATATGAACGGTTTGCAACGCGTTTTTCAGGAAACCGTTCATGCGACGAAGCGAGCATTAGCGCGCGACGAATGGTCGCTTGCTGCCAACCGGAAGTGGGATTAGGGGCGCAACCACATGCAGACGCCCGACCAGCACGGCCAGCCATCGGGCCTTCCCGCAGCGCTGGGTGCCTATCTGATCTGGAGCATGCTGCCGCTCTACCTGCTGCTGGTGAAGAGCGTACCGCCGTTCGAGTTCGTCGGCTGGCGGATCATCTGGACCCTGCCGATCTGCCTGCTGATCGTGGCCGTGCGGCGCCAGTTTCCGGCGCTGCGCGAAGCATTTTCCAGTGCGCGCAGCATGATGCTGTTGTGTCTCAGCGCCGCGCTGATCGGGCTGAACTGGTTCGTTTATGTCTGGGCGATCCAGCGCGACAATGTCTATGCGGCTAGCCTCGGCTATTACCTCAACCCGCTGCTCAACGTGCTGCTCGGCACAGTCTTCCTGGGCGAGCGCCTGTCGCGGCTTCAATGGACCGCCGTGGGCATCGCCAGCGTGGCAGTTGCGCTATTGCTGGGCGGCGCGTTGACGACACTGTGGATTAGCCTCGCCCTTGCGTGCAGCTTCGGCCTTTACGGGTTGGTTCGCAAGCAGGTCGCGGTCGGAGCGCTGCCGGGACTGACGGTCGAGAGCGCACTGCTGCTGCCGGTCGCGGGCGGGATCGCCTGGTGGTATGCGGCCAGCCCGGCGGGCTCGTCCTTCGGGCATGACCTGTGGATCAGCCTCGCAATCGTTCTCGGGGGCGTGGTGACGGCGGTGCCGCTGCTGCTGTTCGCGATCGCCGCGCGGCGGATGGATTACTCGACGCTTGGCTTCATCCAATATCTGACGCCGACCATCGTCTTCCTACTGGGGCTTACCGTGTTCCGCGAGGAACTGCGCCCAGCCCAACTCGGCAGTTTCGTGCTGATCTGGACAGCGATCGCAATTTTCGTGTGGGACCTGCTGCGGCGGCGCCGCAAGCCCGCCGCTATCTAGCTCGCGATGCGCCAGCCGAGCACTTGCCCGGCGTGGAACGGCACGACTTCGCTGCCCCCGGCGGACACCGCATCGGGCACTTTCACTTCGGCGCGTTCCAGCGTGATGCTGTCTTCATTGACCGGCAAGCCATAGAAGGCGGGGCCATGGAGCGAAGCGAAGCCTTCGAAACGGTCCAGCGCGCCTTCCTCGTCGAACACCGCCAGGTAGCTTTCCAGCGCATAGGGTGCGTTGAAAATCCCTGCGCAACCGCAGGCGGATTCCTTGGTGTGGCGTTCGTGCGGGGCGCTGTCTGTGCCAAGGAAGAACTTCGCACTGCCGCTGGTCGCCGCCTTGCGCAGCGCCAGCCGGTGGGTCTCGCGCTTGGCCACGGGCAGGCAGTAGTTGTGCGGCTGGATCCCGCCCACCAGCATCGCGTTGCGATTGATGTGGAGGTGCTGCGGCGTGATCGTCGCTGCGACATTCGGCCCCGCCTCAAGCACGAAATCAACCGCGTCGCTGGTGGTGATGTGTTCGAACACGACCTTCAGCCCGGGAAAATCGCGGGTGATGCGGCGCAAGTGCCGCTCGATGAATTCGGCCTCGCGATCGAACACGTCGATATTATGGTCGGTCACTTCGCCATGGACGCAGAGCACGATGCCCTCGGCCTCCATCCGCGCCAGCACCGGATCGATCTTCGCAACATCGGTCACGCCGCTCGCCGAATTGGTCGTCGCCCCAGCCGGATAGAGCTTGGCGGCGGTGAACACGCCTTCAGCCGCGCCGCGCGCAAGGTCGTCCGGATCGGTGTTGTCGGTAAGATAGCAGGTCATCAGCGGCATGAAGTTGATGCCCGCGGGCACGGCGCCAAGGATGCGCTCGCGATAGGCCGCAGCCCGCGCCGTATCGGTCACCGGCGGGGTAAGGTTGGGCATCCACGATCGCGCGGGCGAACTGGCGCGCGGTATAGGGCACCACGTCGCGCATCATGTCGCCATCGCGGAAATGCAGGTGCCAATCATCAGGGCGGCGGATCGTGAGTGTGTCGGTCATCACGCGAGGCTCTAGTCGCGCGCGCGCCCTCTTTCCAGTACCGATCGCAGGCCCTAGAGGCGCGGCGATGAAGATCGGATTCCTTACCTGCCCCGGCACCATGCCAGGATCACCCACCCGCCGCGACGACGCCTTCGAACATGACTATCAGGTCGATGCGATCCGGCCCGCGCTGGAAGCATGCGGCGGAAGCCTGGTCGAAATCGAATGGCGGGCGCCGCTCGATGCCTTCGCCGGATGCGAGCTGGTGCTGGTGGGCACCCCGTGGGACTATTGGGATTTCGAGCAGGCGTTTCTCGACAAGCTCGACGCGCTCGAAGGCGCGGGCATCATCGTGTGCAATCCGCACGCACTGGTGCGCTGGAACTCGCGCAAGACCTACCTGCGCGACCTCGCGGAATGCGGCGCGGCGACAATCCCCACGCTGTGGGTCGAGCAACCGGCCGCGGCAGACATTGGTGCCGCTTTCGATATGTTCGACTGCGAGACCGTCGTTGCCAAGCGGCAGGTCGGCGCCGGCGCAGAAGGCCAGTCGATCCATCGCAAGGGCGGAGTACGGGGCGACTGGGCTATGGCCTATCCAGCGATGATCCAGCCTTACCTGCCGCAAATCGCCAGCGAGGGCGAATATTCGTTCCTGTTTATCGATGGCGCCTTCTCGCATGCGCTGGTCAAGCGGCCCGCAGCGGGCGATTATCGCGTCCAGTCGCTTTACGGCGGGACCGAGGAAGCGATCCAACCTGAGGCCGCAGACCTGGCAGCCGCGCAAGCGGTGGTCGATGCAATCCCGTTCGACACGCCGCTCTACGCCCGGATCGACATGGTGCGCGGCGAAGATGGCACGCTGCTGCTTATGGAAGCCGAGCTGATCGAACCCTATCTCTATCCCTTGCAGGGCCCGGAACTGGGGCCACGACTGGCCGAAGCCATTACGAAGAGGATCGACAAGCCATGACTGCCACCCGCCTGAACAACCGCGCCGTCATTCGCTTGTCCGCGCTGGACGAGAGCGAAGATGTCCGCAGCTTCCTGCAGGGGCTGGTCACCAATGACGTGACGGGCGCCCTGCCCGCCTATGCCGCACTGCTCTCAGCGCAGGGCAAGGCGATGTTCGATTTTCTTGTCTGGGCCGGTGGCGACGACCTGCTGCTCGATTGCGAGGCGGACGCTGCCGATGAGCTGGTCAAGCGGCTCTCGCTCTATCGCTTGCGGCGCAAGATCGCGATTGGGCGCGACGAGGCGCTGGCGGTACACTGGAGCACTGACGCGCAAGAAGGCGCTTCACCTGATCCGCGCCTACCACAGCTCGGCTGGCGCTGGCTCGCGCCTGCCGATCCGGCCGACGAGTCCGCCGATGCCGCCTGGCTGGCGCATCGCCTGGCGCTCGGCGTGCCGGAGGGGCGCGCCGAACTCGGCGATATCCTGTGGCTGGAAACCAATGCTGCCGAACTGAACGGGGTCAGCTTCACCAAGGGCTGTTATGTCGGGCAGGAAAATACCGCACGGATGAACTGGCGGCAAAAGGTCAACCGGCGGCTGGTGGTGGTGCCACTGGCGCAGTCCGAGGAGAAGCGCCGCAAGATTGCCTATCCGGAGCTCGGCTCGGCGGTCGATCACTTGCGGGTCGAGGATATTGATGCCGCGATCGTCCCCGAGTGGATGCGCGAGGCGGTTACGCCAGCTGATTGAAAGCGGCGATCGAAGTTTTCCAGCATGCGCTGCGCCCGGTCGCGCGCGGCAGAATCCGGCAAGCCGAGCGAGCGCGCCAGCGCCTTACCGATCAGTGCATCGCCCATCGCCATCAACACCAACGCCAGCGTGTCTTCATGCACCCGCATAACTTCGCCGGTGTGAGTCGCTTCTTCCTGCGCGATATCGTCGACCAGCTGGTGGATCGTCTCAACGATCGGGCTCAGCGCATCTTCGTTGCCGGTCAGGATCATCCAGCTGGCGAGCGCGCCCGCCCCTTCCTTGTCGAAGGCATCAAAGGCGAGGTCGACCACTTCACGCGGGCTGCCCAGCCCGGCGCGGCTGGCGCGGACTGCGTCCCTAATCGTCTCACACACGGTTTCGGCCAGATGCCGGGCCAGTTCCTTCTGAAGGCCAGATGCCGAACCGAAATGATGCAGCAGGTTCGCGTGCGTGCGGCCAATCCGCGCGGCCACTGCCTTCAGGGTAACCG
Proteins encoded in this window:
- a CDS encoding glycine zipper 2TM domain-containing protein produces the protein MTNAFAKQLAGPAAIVALALAAPASAVQMPVPASPSASEYSFASPLGDLTAEHRKKKRHGHWDDYDYDDRYYGRHDRRYYGEPVYRDTRIWRGRDGRYYCRRENGTTGLLIGAGVGGLAGNELAGRGDKALGTLLGAVGGAILGREIDRSNSRCR
- the rarD gene encoding EamA family transporter RarD, producing the protein MQTPDQHGQPSGLPAALGAYLIWSMLPLYLLLVKSVPPFEFVGWRIIWTLPICLLIVAVRRQFPALREAFSSARSMMLLCLSAALIGLNWFVYVWAIQRDNVYAASLGYYLNPLLNVLLGTVFLGERLSRLQWTAVGIASVAVALLLGGALTTLWISLALACSFGLYGLVRKQVAVGALPGLTVESALLLPVAGGIAWWYAASPAGSSFGHDLWISLAIVLGGVVTAVPLLLFAIAARRMDYSTLGFIQYLTPTIVFLLGLTVFREELRPAQLGSFVLIWTAIAIFVWDLLRRRRKPAAI
- a CDS encoding folate-binding protein YgfZ, giving the protein MTATRLNNRAVIRLSALDESEDVRSFLQGLVTNDVTGALPAYAALLSAQGKAMFDFLVWAGGDDLLLDCEADAADELVKRLSLYRLRRKIAIGRDEALAVHWSTDAQEGASPDPRLPQLGWRWLAPADPADESADAAWLAHRLALGVPEGRAELGDILWLETNAAELNGVSFTKGCYVGQENTARMNWRQKVNRRLVVVPLAQSEEKRRKIAYPELGSAVDHLRVEDIDAAIVPEWMREAVTPAD
- a CDS encoding helix-turn-helix domain-containing protein, with translation MTSRKRLTPEESRSSALEAARALLIETGPQSVTLKAVAARIGRTHANLLHHFGSASGLQKELARHLAETVCETIRDAVRASRAGLGSPREVVDLAFDAFDKEGAGALASWMILTGNEDALSPIVETIHQLVDDIAQEEATHTGEVMRVHEDTLALVLMAMGDALIGKALARSLGLPDSAARDRAQRMLENFDRRFQSAGVTASRIHSGTIAASISSTRK